The genomic window AATGTGTTAGTGACCAACCAGCTTAAAGTTAAGCCCACACCTGGTATGAAGTGTACCAAAAGAACAGAACATCTCCTAAAACATCCACGAGTCAGTAAGAATAACACTACATGCAAAAAAGGTTAAGTATTTGGCGTCCTTCCTGAAAGTACAGTACAATAACAATACATACGTACACTGAAATAAATAGCATTGGCAGGCTGAAATCTGAGGCAGTACTGAGTTATCACTGTGTTACTGGTGTAAAATTTCTGCAAGATCCTGCAGGTGTCAATTTGCCTGCTTATACTTTTGTCTGTAAAGTTCTCAGCATCTTGAACTTTCTGAGGAGTTGGGAGTGTcgtacatagtgcagggggttggactagatgacccaactctatgacCCAACTCTATGAATCAATGCTTTCCTTGACCATCATCAATCAATAAAGAAAAGTTTCTactccagttgtttggaagttaCTGGACCCTTTCTTTGCACCTATCTGTAattatgtctctccccccccccccccgtcagctttcagggaagggaaagaggaaacggTGGGGAAGTCCCTGTGTATCCCCTACTTGTACAACCCTATTACCTTTATCAAAAATGCTTTCCTGAACAAtgttttacagcaggggtagtcaacctgtggtcctccagatgttcatggattacaattcccatgagcccctgccagtgcttgctggcaggggctcatgggaattgtagtccatgaacatctggaggaccacaggttgactacccctgttttacagtgGAATCAAAGCAACAGGAAACTTCCCCAGCTTAACAACAAGCACGTGTACGATCATGCCTTAAGAACAGGATTTTCTGGATTCTAAAATCTTATCCAATCGTGTCTTTCCCAAAAACCCTTTCTTGCTTTCTGCTCAGAAACAAAACAAGAGGTGGATAAACCTTATACGCTTCTAAGCCATGTCAATCTTTCATCAAGATAAATTCAGAGTCCAatgttacctttaagaccaacaaagatttcttcaaggcgtgagctttcgagtgcttgcactcgaaagctcacgccttgaataaacctttgttggtcttaaaggtgctactggactctgaatttattgtggttcttcagaccaacacggctacacatttgaatcttTCAAGATTggcccgaagcagcagaacaaagtcttcagtctggtggcacctttaagagcaacttAAGTGGCACCCAAGGTGTGCACACGAAATCCAGCACCTTGAATAATCGTCGCTGGCCTTAATGGAGCCATGGCAACCTACGCCTGCTCTTCCTAATATCAGCCTAGCGTCATGCTCACGTCACCCGTTTTGCAGGCTGAGGGCCGCCCCCAAACTCTCTCCTAAAGGCACGGGCGCCCGCCCACCCTGCTCTTTGCAGGTCAGCTGGCAACTTTCACCATCCTCCAAGCAGCAGGATGCCCCCTTAGGTCCCGACTCCCGTCacctgctctgcacaggaaacGTCTGCTAAAGGGTTCGCCCCAGCTGTTTTTAAAGCCAAGCCTTCATTGGCCATCCAATGAGCCCGCAGGAAGACGCCGCGTGATGCACAAAGGCCCGGGCCGCGCCGTCACGTGAGAAGGCGGTAGTCACGTGCACAGCGGCTGTTGCAGCGCGGGGCGCCCGATGGCCGGGGCCGGTGTTCTGCGGGAGCGGCTGGCGGGGCTGGAGGAGAGGGTGCGCCGCTTGCGCCGCGGAGGGGACGCCGACGGTAAGGCGAGGGGGCGCGTTCCCTGGCTGGGCCTCCTCTCTTTCCCCGCGCTCCTTTCCTCGGGACCCGTCCTGTTCGCGGGGAGCCCTGTGCACGCGTTGCGTTGCATTGCACTGCACGTGTGCACGCAGGACTTTAATTAGTGCGCGTTGGGGGAAGCCTGACGTTTGGCCGAATGCGTGTGCCGCGTTGGTTCATGGTGTGACTTATACAGTGGTTGCTTCTCGGGGCTTTCCTCGATGGGACACTTGGGTGTCGCTCACGATGCGTGTCGGAGGTTACGGCGAGgtctgtttagagcaggggtagtcaaactgcggccctccagatgtccatggactacaattcccagaagcccctgccagcgaatgctggcaggggctcctgggaattgtagtccatggacatctggagggccgcagtttgactacccctaccctaattTGTTTCAGAGATTGGGCTTGGAAGGCACCAAATGGAAGGATGCTTGGGAAGCTAACCATCGGCTGTTCCTTCCCTGTCCCACTGGGAATAAGACCGTGGGGACCTTGGCCCTGGTTAGCAGTTGCAAATTCCAGGCTAACCCTTGGAAACtgccttaaataaataatatttttattttttctttccctcccctcccgtggaGCTCAGGTAATAGTACAGTATACAAATAGTAAAAGCATAAACATCTTAAAATCAGCTCCATTTAAAACAAATTACAGTCAAACGTGGGTTCTGAAGTTACCGGAGTGGTCTTCCTCATTTcccagcagcagggccagcacTGTTGACCTTTCTGGGCCCTGACCATTTGCCTGGTGGAAccgctccattttacaggccctgcagaactgtttaaggttcTGCTGCACCCTGAATTCTTTTGCAGAGTGTTCCACTAGGCTAGAACCAAGGGCCCCTCCGATGCCAATTgcacctcctttgggctgggaAGCCTAAGCAAATTTTGCCCTgctgatcttaatgctctttgggggatataaggGAATAGGCAGTTCTGAAGATACATTCTCCTGttccttccccactcccttcaATACTAACGTCTTGGTTAGTCTCTTtatttcccctctccctgctcatgagtttcttctgcttttttccccttaatAACTTGCGATATGATCCCATGCATCTGTGTCCACACcctaaattcagcaggattctgTTGCAAGATGTTTATGTGGGATTCTAGTTCATGTGGTAATGTCATGTCTTTTGCAATTCTCCACTTTCTAATGCAGGTTATAATCCTGCCTTAATAAGCGAGAACAGTAAGTGGTGAAGGATTGAGATTAATGTGCAATGCGACAAAATATACCTGTTATGGAGACTACCTACATTGGGTCTCATGTCCCTATGTCAGTATGAACAGTACAGCTCTGGGGGGAAAGATGGTTCCCCCAGTGGCATCTTCCACTCCTTTTTCTTGAATTCTGACTTTTATCTGTTGCCCTGATTCATTCAGCAGTCTCATTCACGAGTTTCTCTCAAAACACTCAGTGCTTTCTTGCTGCACATtgattgtcatagaatcatagagttggaaggggccacccaggccatctagtccaaccccctgctcaacgcaggatcagccctaagcatcctaaagcatccaagaaaagtgtgtatccaacctttgcttgaagactgtcgcCACAGCCTTCTCCTTAGTATGGTTGTCATGCCCCAGGTCTCATTAGGATGTTTCTCTGCTTCGCTTGTCTGAAACGCCTCCCTCAAAATTTGCTGTCTCTTTCATCTCttactccaggggtggccaaactgtggctctccaaaggtccatgccctacaactcccatgagccccagccaggtggctgggactcatgggagttgtagggcatggacctttggagagccgcagtttggccacccctgcaccttCAACTTTAGCTAAGGAAAGGGTTACACCTGTTTTATTACCTCTTGTAACCTGGTATTAACATTGGCAAACTTTCTTGGGATAGGGGGTTGTATAAATAAAGTGGAGTCTGCTGTGAATAAAACAAAGTGTATCATCTAAAGCTAGATTTGGGGAAGGTGTCCCATCTCTAGTTAAAGATCTGGTCATAGGTATTGTGAAGATATCTGCCTcaaaatctggagagtcagggcCAGTCTCAATGCCctcaatggaccaatggtctgattcggtCAAAGGCAGTGTCATGGTTTTGTTATATCATTCAGGCTGTAGCTGTTGAAGTCTCATGCTGCGAAGTGGAAAGAATGCTTATTGCACAGCACGTTCACATAGTTCCTTTTATGCAGATTTTtgtttatgctctgcttttctccccagtgggaatctAAAGCCACTTTCAGCCTCATTCATCCCCCTTGCATTTGGGCCTTGGCACAACACCCCTGCAAGGTAGCTTAGGCTGACagcgcctggcccaaggtcacccagcaagtgttcatgcagagtggagatttgaacctgggtcttctccAGCCTAGGCCAGCGCTCTCGCTACTGCCCAATCCCAGCTTCATGCAGTCTTTCTGTCTTTATTCGTCAACAGACCCGTTCTTAATGCAAGCTTCCACTACTCTGGAAAACCTGAAGAAGCTTTCTGAAGATGGTAGAGAAGACGGCACCTTTTCTAACCTCGTCCAGCTGTACGCTCAGGTATTCTGCTCTATCGAAAGTTCCAAAGTAGCCTAACCCAGATCGTAGCAAGGATTGGAACCCATCAGAGAACTAGCAATAGATTAGTCGAATTTTCAGGATGGATAATGGTCTGCAGTCTTCTTCCTTATCTTTGAAGAAAGACAAGATTCCAGGATgtttgtcttatttatttatgtcatttatagcccacctttctctccagttgggggcctagcctcctctcttccattttatcctcgtgCAGTCACCATCCAAGGACAGTTAGGCTGAAAATGTGACcttcccaaggtcatccagcaagattCAATAACAGAGTGGGGAATTTAATTGGGTGTCTCAGATTCTAGGCCAACTCTTCAACCACCACACGGCGTTGTTGTGATGTTGAACAAATGAAGCGCAGCACACAGTACATTTTTTTTAGTAGTCCCACCTCTGCATTCGCGGTCTCAAAAACAGCTGGTATGGCAATCCTTGAGGACTAGGTACCAGCATGAAAAAAACAGGGTTTACTTGGTACAGATCAGAAGTTAACTTAAGCAAGTGAGGTGTCCCTCAGGAAGGTCCGAGCAGGCTGCAGGTTACAAATCTTGTATTTTTGTAGGCAGTTCTGGACGTCACCTACTTTGAGGAAAACCAGCTTGTCGATGAAGATTTTCTAGAAGTCTCGTCTTTACAGAAAGTTGAACAACTGATCCACGTACTTTCGGAGCCAGAAGCCTTGATCAAAGGGAGCGGAGAGAATGAAGTGAGTACTGAGGCAGAATTGTTcaattagatttgagtccaggagcacctaagagaccaacaaggttgatgatcatcatcatcaacatcagaGGTGCAGCTCCCCCAATTTTGCTGATTACTGGGAGGATTCACACAACTGTTTTCTCCATCTGGTTGACCCTGCAGATGACTGGGGGATAGGGCAGGACCagcatgctccccctccccatgtttaGGGAATGCTGCTTCAGATGCAGGTGCCTCCACAGCGTGAGGTTCTTCACTGGGGAGGGGACTTCCTATGGCTGGTGCCAattcctacagcagccattttgtggctctgccAACCACAAGGTATTAGCATTCCACAGGCTCCCACAAGCTCAAAAAAGGATGCAGATCCAGGCCGCAGCATGAAGACCACAACAGCcctgctggcagtcttcaagcagtggctggacagatgtttctcctggatgttttgggctgatatTGCATAGAGCAGAGggctggagtagatggcctggatggccccttccaactctaggattctatagaaTAACCAACATGTTAAAATTTAAACCTATGCATATaagaaagcctcttgtggcgcagagtggtaaggcagcagacatgcagtctgaagctctgaccatgaggctgggagttcaatcccagcagccagctcagggttgactcagccttccatccttctgaggtcagtaaaatgagtacccagcttgctggggggtaaacggtaatgactggggaaagcactggcaaaccaccctgtattgagtctgccatgaaaacgctagagggtgtcaccccaagggtcagacatgactcggtgcttgcacaggggaacaaaattagagtccagtggcacctttaagaccaacaaagtgggACTTTGCTTAATCCCCAAGTTTCTTTTGGGGATTAAAAAGGATGAAGGGGCCTGGGTATAACGCGACAAGGtaacagaacagagtttgagtccagtggcacctgtaagagcagcagagttttattcaagggataagctttggtctgcatgcacatttcttcaaatacattgaaatggaagttcctAGTCTCTGCATATAAGGAGAAGGTGTgcaacaaattagcatacagcataataaagtaGCAAGGGCTAAACTGGAATAACGGGCACCATTTGTTTGGTTCTAATTCCGGGGGGACGCAATGAAGGACATAAGtgtatcaataaataaatatatgaaaatcAAAGATTGATGAGCATATCTGGGCTCATCTGACCATCAGTCTCCAATATTAATCTGTTTCTTTCCGTCACTGGCAtgatatatttcattttattgcaGGCCATTATTATTTACTAGTTTAAAATGTACTATTATGGATTTCAGTCCTCTGTGCCAACAGAAAGTACCTCTGAGCGCGAAACAACACTTGCACGTGCATTTTTTCCATGGGTTTTCCACAGGCTTTAATTGATGTGGGTCTTGTTTCAGCCCCTTGCTGTGCTTGGCGTAGAATTACTGGAGTGTCTGTACTGGAGGAGAGGTGCCTTGCTCTACATGTTTTGCCACACagttaaaggaaggaaggaatggttgATGGACAAGATGGAGGACTTTAAGAAGGTAAACACCCCTTCAGCTTAAAAGCAGCTCTAATAAAATGGCCTGCTTCTATAAGCACAATGTCAGCCCTTCAGAGGCTTCATCACAGCATAATCCATGAATAGCGTTTGttatatgaagttgccttatattaAATCAGACTTTTAGTGCACCATAGACAGTATCGaccactcaaactggcagcagctctcctgggtatTTCAGATCagctccctcctgccctccctccttgaCTGgtaatgtcagggattgaacctgggaccttctgcattcaaaacagacgctctaccactgagccacagccccattcCACTCCAAGGTCACTTTATCTCTTTGTAATGTACGTACAGGGATACCTTGGTAGTAAATTTAGACACTGGCCTATCTTGCAGCTCATGGAGTCCTTACTGTGGATGGCTTTTTTGTTCGTCTAATATTTGTAAGCAATCCCATGGAATTTGGAGGAAAGCTGGGGCATCCTTGATATGTAGTCATGGCAGGATCTATGCATGAGGAGGGGGATGCCAAGAAAAAAGTGACAGGAGGCTCTCCTGCTATCTCCCACTAAGATGAATGTCCTGCTTGTAAATAACTGACATGTGTCTTAAACTTTTCTTTGAAGGCAGCAGAACCACCACTAAGGTCATTTGGAAGATTGCTCTAGAGTTCTACATAGAATGTAGTCCTAACCTGTCTCTGTTCTCCTTTAGTTTCTTAGTGAAGGAGTTAATTACTTGGTGAAGATGCTTGGCTTTAGATGTTCAGTTAACCCCAATGAAGAATTTACATATCAGGATGCAGACACGGCCAGGCTGCTCCATGAAGGTAAATATTAGCcatattgttttccttttctgtcctttcctctgtaggaCTTTTAAAAGCAACATGAACATGAGGAAAACTTAGGAACACAGAGTTGGAATTATCCAGGATTATCTAATCCTAtctcctgcagaatgtaggaaattgaCAACCTCAAAAAACAGCATTGCATTagaaaattaaaggtaaaggtaaaggtatcccctgtgcaagcaccgagtcatgtctgacccttggggtgacgccctctagcgttttcttggcagactcaatacggggtggtttgccagtgccttccccagtcattaccatttactccccagcaagctgggcactcattttaccgacctcggaaggatggaaggctgagtcaaccttgagccggctgctgggatcgaattcccagcctcatgggcaaagctttcaggcagctgccttaccactctgcgccacaagaggctctaattagaAAATTAGAGGGTGGGAAATTAAGGCCATGGCACAATTCGGTTTCTTTAATCTTTCAAGCAGAATGAGACCAAATTATCAAGTAGAAAATTTTTGCAGATTTCTGGCAAGTGGCTGAagtaataacttttttttttctgggatggAGACAATAGGACTTTTAAGTCTTTTAGTGTGAACGTACATTGCCTATAGGCCACTTCTTCTAGGTGTATAAAATGGGTATAATATTGACTTGCTTTATCGAGTGGTAGTTAGCGTACTGAGAAAATGTATTGCGGAATCATTTGAAAACTTGGGCAAAGCACTAAAATTAatacatagtaaaaaaaaaaaaacaggccacaacattgaggggggtggggggatgaatcAGATAAAAAAATTCTGCACTTTATTCCCTGCATCACTTGATGAAGAAGAGGGGCTTAGCACAGGGTGTGGATGGGAGAGCTTTGCACAATCGTTTGGGTCCGGGTGAGCATTTCTGTGGACAGAATTTCTACCTACAAAGCATGACTTGCTTGTTTCTTTGCTCCTGCATATAAAACCTTCTGTGGGATGTGAGAAGGTTGGCGTCTGTCTGTGGAAACACTCCCACAGGTCCAAGCTGTGCTGCTGGCAACAACACTTAAGCAGAGAAGCTTGCAGTAAACCTTTTAACATGTTGAATGCAAGACACGAATCTCATGTTACAATCACATATTTTCTCTACTCATCTGCTTTTCACATGTGAGCTTGGAAGCAACAGACCTTGCAGGAATAGTCATGGTCAGGGAGAATGCTTTTGACTTCCACTCCACATTAGAATATTGTTTGACTCCCTGTCCATCCCAGTCCATCtttgtgattccctgctccccctgccTTATTTCATGATatcttagaatcgtagagttggaaggaacctccagggtcatctagtccaaccctctgcagtatGCAGGGAATTTAcaacctcctgcctgcccacagtgttccatgcccagattatgccctgCCCCCCACACCAGAATTCCTAGCtagtctgacctggaagaaattttcTTCCCAATCTCAACGTGggaattggcatttccctggccacaagagccaagcactgacacagttcTTCTGCCCACctaactcacaatctgcctcagttcacaaaatcagcatttctgtcggatggttccatgtatccccctatgatgttgtatgtaaagcgccctgagccatatggaaggggcggcatagaaatcaaatcaaataaataaaaatcttattagtGCCTTCCACCTTTTCTGAGACCAGCGCTTTCCTTGCAGTCTCAAATTTGCACCAAATTCCAAACTTTCGTGCAAAATTATTCCCGCAACACAAATGCAGTATGAAATCTGAGTTAATTTAGGCAAATCTGGCTAATTCAAACGGGTTAACTTTGTCTGGCTCTTAAGCTACTGCCCCTCTATATGTCTCAGCTTATATAAGAATAATCAGCACCTGTCCCTGGCTCAATCCTAACCAGTTTTTTCTCTTATTCCACCAACAGGTATATTTAGTGATACCCACCTGCTGGCGATGATGTACAGCGGAGAAATGTGTTACTGGGGACTGAGTTACTTTGGGAAAGGAAAACCACAAGTGCAAAGCACGGATTCTGGATCCAACAGTGAACAGCACTGTAGCCTGCACTCTGAAGCTCTGGACTTTCGAGATACGGGAGAGAAAACCTTGCAAAAATACGTCGCTGTGTGTGAAGGACCTTTAAGAGCACATGAGTGGGATACCAGAAATGCACGCCTTATTTTGGACTACTTCAAACAGCTGTCGACCTAACTCACTCATGCAGGTGTCTGTATACTtctaaaaagaaataataaactgGCCAAAAAAACAGAAACCTTTTAAGTCTCAGGATTTCAAAAGGGATCTCTTGTGCCTTCTTAAAAACATCCCTTTTAGTGCAGCTTCTTGGGTGAAGGACAAATGTTATCAGCTATGCAGTTTTTTTCTTGATTGTCTGGCGTCGATGGGGTGGCTCAGATCTCACTGGCTTTGAGTGCAAACTCCTTGCCGGAGCATGTTTGACATTGCAAGACCTTTGTGATAGTTAAATTGTTCAGATAAGCAGAGCTCTGCAGAGTTGGGAGGAGGAAATAAAGCAATGGCTACATGGATTCCTCTGGGCTCACACAACCTTTACGTTAGCTTTAACCAGTCCGCGGGCTAACAGAAACATACATCTCAGGCCCTGTTGTTTCTTGCCAGC from Paroedura picta isolate Pp20150507F chromosome 7, Ppicta_v3.0, whole genome shotgun sequence includes these protein-coding regions:
- the RIMOC1 gene encoding RAB7A-interacting MON1-CCZ1 complex subunit 1, with the translated sequence MAGAGVLRERLAGLEERVRRLRRGGDADDPFLMQASTTLENLKKLSEDGREDGTFSNLVQLYAQAVLDVTYFEENQLVDEDFLEVSSLQKVEQLIHVLSEPEALIKGSGENEPLAVLGVELLECLYWRRGALLYMFCHTVKGRKEWLMDKMEDFKKFLSEGVNYLVKMLGFRCSVNPNEEFTYQDADTARLLHEGIFSDTHLLAMMYSGEMCYWGLSYFGKGKPQVQSTDSGSNSEQHCSLHSEALDFRDTGEKTLQKYVAVCEGPLRAHEWDTRNARLILDYFKQLST